CTTTTCCACCCATCTAAGGTAAGATCCCCATAAAACATCAACTCAGGCAAAAATATAACTCCTAGTTCAACCTCTGGAAGCTTCTTGATCTCTCTAAGCACATCTTGAGCTGTTAATAGGCCAGCAGTTCCTATATTGCCCCCAAAGAATTCATTTTTTACCATGACGACCTCGAGTTTTGGGAAAAGTCTTTTGATTTCTGGGTAAGCCAGCTCACCAGTAAATATATAGACTGGAAACTCACTTTCAATCTCAAATGGCTCAAATGGAAGCATGAAGTCTCCCAGAAGGGATTGAAATATCGGAGGGATCACTATTTTAATATCAAGGTCCTTTTGCCCCTCTTGCACAATTCTCTTGACATATTGAAGTTCCTCCTTACTCAAAGGCCTTGTTTTTGAAAACCTTGTAACTCCAATTGGAAACAACCTAACTTCATGAACACCAAACTCGTCCAATTCTCTAAGGATTTCCCCTATATCACTAACATTATAGCCAGGTGTCAGTATAATATCAGCGATCGTCCTAAAATGTTCCACAACTTTGGGTAAAAGGTCAATTACTTTTTCAGCGTTTTTGTTTCTCATAAGTTCCACTCTAACTTTCTTTTTGGTTGTATGAAGAGAAATTTGGATCTCATCCAGACCAGCCTTATAAAGAGTTTCTATCCTTCTCTCATCAAAACGAACATTTGCAGACGTATCTGTAACCCTTATCCATAAATCATAGTTTTTTCTTGCATAAGCTATCCTTTTTTCAAGCTCTGGGTCATTTAGAGTGTCATGTTTGGCTACTCGATAAATCATTTGAGGTGGATTCTGCAACAAATAGCAGAAAACACAATCGTTCCCACACGGTCCTGCTCTGGATGATGGGGGAATAATTAGAAGATCTTCTCTCTCATTCACCATGTCAAGCTCATATTTAGTTATCTTTCTGAGCTTGTACTCTTCAGTCAGCTCATACATAATGGAAGAATGAAAACAAGGTTTAAAAAGAATTAGATGGATAAAATATCCTACTTCCCTGCTATTCTAACGTTTTCAAAGGCTACTGATGGCACAACCATGCTTCCACCAAATGGGAGAACTTTTTGTTCTTTACTTATCGCATAGATGCTTGGTAATAGTTCGTAAATATTGCCACTCATCATAAAGACTGTAGACCCTTTTATCTCTCCATCTTCAATGAGGAATGCTGGATTTGCCACCACTGCAAAGTTTCCATTATCTGGGTTGCTCGAATGAGCTCCCTGGAAACTATCTACAAGGTATCCATGCTTTATTTCGCCGATTATATCTCCAATCTCTTGTTTCCCATTTTCAATCACTACATTGTGAAGAGCTATTCCTATTCCCCCAGTGGAAAAGTTCCTTTTTCCATTCCCCGTGCTTTCCACTTCCTTGATATTTGCCCAATAGTTATCCCAGATAAAACCTTTAAAGACGCCTTTCTCTACAAGAACATTCTTTCTCGTTGGTGTTCCTTCATCATCTGCTATTACAGGATTTATGCTAAGTTCATGCAAGGGATCATCATATACGTTTAAAAGATCACTCGAAATTGTTTCTTCAAGTTTATTCATCAGTGGGGTAGTTCCTTTCATGAGCTTCTCCCCACTAAAGG
The window above is part of the Thermococcus sp. EP1 genome. Proteins encoded here:
- a CDS encoding DUF512 domain-containing protein → MYELTEEYKLRKITKYELDMVNEREDLLIIPPSSRAGPCGNDCVFCYLLQNPPQMIYRVAKHDTLNDPELEKRIAYARKNYDLWIRVTDTSANVRFDERRIETLYKAGLDEIQISLHTTKKKVRVELMRNKNAEKVIDLLPKVVEHFRTIADIILTPGYNVSDIGEILRELDEFGVHEVRLFPIGVTRFSKTRPLSKEELQYVKRIVQEGQKDLDIKIVIPPIFQSLLGDFMLPFEPFEIESEFPVYIFTGELAYPEIKRLFPKLEVVMVKNEFFGGNIGTAGLLTAQDVLREIKKLPEVELGVIFLPELMFYGDLTLDGWKRRELFNKILVEKGYIVETALEPQEIPKMLERF